A genomic window from Gymnodinialimonas ceratoperidinii includes:
- a CDS encoding urea carboxylase-associated family protein: MPNRRPKASPAPADAAARRAIPPVVCYPPDTLPEPTNLGPATPTGPVTRVLAAPRDAASFHARAGQTIRITSVEGPQVGDLNLWNAHDLTERFFSGKTRALHGTHVTTGDTLWSNLPDLRPMATVTHDSLDWYGIDTFGGAVHDVIGTRCDPYTHALLSEGGQYHHCCHSNLTRALADAADISLHEAEGHVHDVLNVFMCTGFTRDTGQYFMKASPVRPGDCFEFRAEIDLLGALSACPGGDCGAEHSSDVTPCYPLQVEVFDTVHTAGHTPSSANPYDRTHGR, from the coding sequence ATGCCCAACCGTCGTCCCAAAGCCTCCCCTGCCCCCGCTGACGCCGCCGCGCGGCGCGCGATCCCGCCGGTCGTGTGCTACCCGCCCGACACCTTGCCGGAACCCACGAACCTCGGCCCCGCCACGCCGACAGGCCCGGTGACGCGCGTCCTCGCAGCGCCCCGCGATGCGGCCAGCTTCCACGCCCGCGCTGGTCAGACAATCCGCATCACCTCGGTGGAGGGGCCGCAGGTGGGCGACCTCAACCTCTGGAACGCCCATGACCTGACCGAGCGGTTCTTCTCCGGCAAGACCCGCGCGCTGCACGGCACTCACGTGACGACGGGCGACACGCTCTGGTCCAACCTGCCGGACCTGCGCCCCATGGCGACCGTGACCCACGACAGCCTCGACTGGTACGGCATCGACACCTTCGGCGGCGCGGTCCACGACGTCATCGGCACCCGCTGCGATCCCTACACGCACGCGCTGTTGAGCGAGGGCGGCCAATACCACCACTGTTGCCATTCCAACCTGACCCGCGCCCTGGCCGACGCCGCAGATATTTCGCTGCACGAGGCCGAGGGCCACGTCCACGATGTGCTCAACGTCTTCATGTGCACCGGCTTCACCCGCGATACCGGGCAGTATTTCATGAAGGCCTCCCCCGTTCGCCCCGGCGATTGCTTCGAATTCCGCGCCGAGATCGACCTCCTCGGCGCCCTCTCCGCCTGCCCCGGCGGCGACTGCGGCGCCGAGCATTCCTCGGACGTCACCCCCTGCTACCCGCTACAGGTCGAGGTCTTCGACACGGTCCATACGGCAGGCCACACCCCCTCCTCCGCGAACCCCTACGACCGCACCCACGGCCGCTAA
- a CDS encoding ZIP family metal transporter, with product MEPLFLAIVLAGVAGLSMPLGAWLATLKDEPEPINHAITAFGGGALVSAVALVLVPDGAEHLPGWLSCLLLLLGGLVFFIVDKAVSKSGGAGALLLAMLLDYLPEAAALGAMIVIDRATAWVLAAIIFLQNLPEGYSAFREILASHTVPKKRGFALFIALALIGPVCAVIGLTTLADQRALLGGIMIFAAGGILYLVFQDVAPSISGEGEARPALGAVAGFALGLAGHLAAG from the coding sequence ATGGAGCCGCTGTTCCTCGCGATCGTGCTGGCGGGCGTGGCGGGCCTGTCCATGCCGCTGGGGGCGTGGCTGGCCACGCTGAAGGACGAGCCGGAGCCGATCAACCATGCGATCACGGCGTTCGGCGGCGGTGCCCTCGTCTCGGCCGTGGCGCTGGTGCTGGTGCCGGACGGGGCCGAGCATCTTCCGGGATGGCTCTCCTGCCTGCTGCTGCTCCTGGGGGGCCTCGTGTTCTTCATCGTCGACAAGGCTGTGTCGAAATCCGGCGGCGCGGGCGCGCTCCTGCTGGCGATGTTGCTGGATTACCTGCCCGAGGCCGCGGCGCTCGGCGCGATGATCGTCATCGACCGCGCCACCGCCTGGGTGCTTGCGGCGATCATTTTCCTGCAGAACCTGCCCGAGGGCTACTCGGCCTTCCGCGAGATCCTTGCCTCGCATACCGTGCCAAAGAAACGCGGCTTCGCGCTGTTCATCGCGCTGGCGCTGATCGGCCCGGTCTGCGCCGTCATCGGCCTGACAACCCTCGCCGACCAGCGCGCGCTTCTTGGCGGCATCATGATTTTCGCGGCCGGCGGCATCCTCTACCTGGTGTTTCAGGACGTGGCCCCCTCCATCTCTGGCGAGGGGGAAGCACGCCCAGCGCTCGGCGCGGTGGCAGGCTTCGCGCTCGGCCTAGCGGGACATCTGGCGGCTGGCTAG
- the deoD gene encoding purine-nucleoside phosphorylase: MTVHIGAKPGDIAETVLMPGDPLRAKWAAERFLENPVCVNEVRGMLGFTGTWRGNRVTIHGSGMGMPSLSIYANELIRDYGAKTLIRIGSCGAMQKSVKLRDVILAMTASTLSTPSSGIFRELNYAPCADYGLLQAAYEAAEGKGAGIHVGGIYSSDVFYDERPDLNEQMVRHGVLAVEMEAAELYTLAARHDARALAVLTVSDHLLTEEALPSEERQSSFSDMVEIALEAAFS, translated from the coding sequence ATGACTGTCCATATCGGTGCAAAGCCTGGAGATATCGCTGAAACGGTGCTCATGCCGGGCGACCCTCTGAGGGCAAAATGGGCGGCAGAACGGTTTCTGGAAAATCCGGTCTGCGTCAATGAAGTGCGTGGAATGTTGGGGTTCACGGGAACGTGGCGTGGCAATCGCGTGACGATCCATGGCTCCGGTATGGGCATGCCCAGCCTGTCGATCTACGCCAACGAATTGATCCGCGATTACGGAGCAAAGACGTTGATCCGGATCGGCTCCTGCGGGGCGATGCAGAAATCCGTAAAGCTGCGCGACGTGATTCTCGCGATGACGGCGTCGACCCTTTCGACCCCATCCTCGGGTATTTTCCGAGAGCTGAATTACGCGCCCTGTGCAGATTACGGATTGCTTCAGGCGGCCTATGAGGCGGCAGAGGGAAAGGGCGCGGGCATCCATGTCGGGGGGATCTATTCCTCGGACGTGTTTTATGATGAGCGGCCCGACCTGAACGAACAGATGGTGCGCCACGGTGTTCTGGCTGTGGAAATGGAAGCCGCAGAGCTCTATACGCTTGCAGCACGCCATGATGCACGGGCCCTGGCGGTGCTGACCGTATCGGATCACTTGCTGACGGAAGAGGCTTTACCTTCGGAAGAGCGTCAGTCGAGTTTTTCGGACATGGTGGAGATCGCCTTGGAGGCTGCGTTTTCGTGA
- a CDS encoding protein meaA produces the protein MTQAQKDRPWLIRTYAGHSTAAASNALYRGNLAKGQTGLSVAFDLPTQTGYDSDHVLARGEVGKVGVPVSHLGDMRALFADIPLEQMNTSMTINATAPWLLALYIAVAEEQGADVSKLQGTVQNDLMKEYLSRGTYICPPKPSLAMIADVAEYCSREVPKWNPMNVCSYHLQEAGATPEQELAFALATAISVLDELRPRVAAEDFPTLVGRISFFVNAGIRFVTEMCKMRAFVDLWDEICAERYGVEDPKFRRFRYGVQVNSLGLTEQQPENNVYRILIEMLAVTLSKKARARAVQLPAWNEALGLPRPWDQQWSMRMQQIMAFETDLLEYGDLFDGNPVVDAKVEALKTGARAELANLESMGGAISAIDYMKGRLVDSNAERVNRIERGETVVVGVNKYTASEPSPLLGEDGGIMVVDPAVEQDQIGRLEAWRAARDAGAVAEALEALSLAAREGRNVMPASIAAAKAGVTTGEWAGVMRAVHGEYRGPTGVSGAVSNQTEGLEDIREAVDLVSAKLGRRLKFLVGKPGLDGHSNGAEQIAYRARDCGMDISYEGIRLTPSEIVEAAKSENAHVIGLSILSGSHVPLIEQVMEILRKEGLQIPVMVGGIIPDEDRDALLAQGVARIYTPKDFELNRIMSDIVNLADPAGMAAE, from the coding sequence ATGACACAGGCTCAGAAAGACCGCCCCTGGCTGATCCGGACCTATGCCGGACATTCGACGGCGGCGGCGTCCAATGCGCTCTACCGCGGCAACCTCGCGAAGGGACAGACCGGTCTTTCGGTGGCCTTCGATCTGCCGACGCAGACGGGGTACGACAGCGATCACGTTCTGGCGCGCGGCGAGGTGGGCAAGGTCGGGGTGCCGGTCAGCCACCTTGGCGACATGCGGGCCTTGTTCGCGGATATTCCGCTGGAGCAGATGAATACCTCGATGACGATCAATGCGACCGCGCCGTGGTTGCTGGCGCTCTATATCGCGGTGGCCGAGGAGCAGGGGGCCGATGTCTCGAAGCTGCAGGGGACGGTGCAGAACGATCTGATGAAGGAGTACCTTTCGCGCGGGACCTACATCTGCCCGCCGAAGCCCTCGCTTGCGATGATCGCGGATGTGGCCGAGTACTGCTCCCGCGAGGTGCCGAAGTGGAACCCGATGAACGTCTGCTCCTACCATCTGCAGGAGGCGGGCGCGACGCCGGAGCAGGAGCTGGCCTTCGCCTTGGCTACGGCGATCTCGGTGCTCGATGAGCTTCGCCCGCGGGTGGCTGCCGAGGATTTTCCGACTTTGGTCGGGCGGATTTCCTTCTTCGTGAACGCGGGCATCCGCTTCGTGACCGAAATGTGCAAGATGCGCGCCTTTGTCGACCTCTGGGACGAGATCTGTGCCGAGCGCTATGGCGTCGAAGATCCGAAATTCCGCCGCTTCCGCTACGGCGTGCAGGTGAACTCTCTCGGGCTGACCGAGCAACAGCCTGAAAACAACGTCTATCGCATCCTGATCGAGATGTTGGCGGTGACGCTTTCGAAGAAGGCCCGCGCCCGTGCCGTTCAATTGCCGGCCTGGAACGAGGCCTTGGGCCTGCCGCGTCCGTGGGACCAGCAATGGTCGATGCGGATGCAGCAGATCATGGCCTTCGAGACGGACCTGCTGGAGTATGGTGATCTTTTTGATGGCAATCCTGTCGTGGATGCCAAGGTCGAAGCCTTGAAGACCGGCGCGCGGGCTGAACTGGCCAACCTTGAGAGCATGGGCGGCGCCATTTCGGCGATCGATTACATGAAGGGGCGGCTGGTGGATTCCAATGCCGAGCGGGTCAACCGGATCGAGCGCGGCGAGACGGTCGTGGTCGGGGTGAACAAGTACACGGCCTCCGAGCCATCACCTCTGTTGGGGGAGGACGGGGGCATCATGGTCGTTGATCCCGCCGTGGAGCAGGATCAGATCGGGCGTCTGGAGGCATGGCGCGCGGCGCGCGACGCGGGCGCTGTGGCGGAGGCGTTGGAGGCGCTTTCCCTTGCCGCGCGGGAGGGGCGCAACGTGATGCCGGCCTCCATCGCGGCGGCCAAGGCCGGGGTCACGACCGGGGAATGGGCCGGCGTCATGCGGGCCGTTCATGGTGAATATCGTGGGCCGACGGGCGTCTCGGGCGCGGTCTCGAACCAGACGGAAGGGCTGGAGGATATCCGCGAGGCCGTCGATCTTGTCAGCGCCAAGCTGGGCCGCCGGCTCAAGTTCCTCGTCGGCAAACCGGGGCTCGACGGCCATTCCAATGGGGCCGAACAGATTGCCTACCGCGCGCGTGATTGCGGAATGGATATCAGCTACGAAGGAATCCGGCTGACGCCGTCCGAAATCGTCGAAGCGGCGAAATCGGAAAATGCCCATGTCATCGGTCTCTCCATTCTCTCGGGCAGCCATGTGCCGCTGATTGAGCAGGTAATGGAGATTTTGCGGAAAGAGGGCCTGCAAATTCCGGTCATGGTGGGGGGCATTATTCCCGACGAGGATCGCGACGCCCTCTTAGCGCAGGGGGTGGCGCGGATTTACACGCCGAAGGATTTCGAGCTAAATCGGATCATGTCCGATATCGTGAACCTCGCGGATCCTGCCGGAATGGCTGCAGAATAA
- a CDS encoding type III PLP-dependent enzyme, whose amino-acid sequence MTATFTALSGAAPVSVSRCETFARAHSFERPTLILDVDRVAQQYDALAAGLGQAHIHYAVKANPAPEILSRLAAMGSGFDAASRVEIQMCLDAGAAPSHISFGNTVKKPADIAYAHSVGVDVFAVDAAEELEKIAEHAPGAQVYIRLLVEATGADWPLTRKFGTTRDSALELMETARALDLRPVGLSFHVGSQTRDPQMWAPVLDGIAAVWNAAHGAGFALDLLNIGGGFPAFYGEDIPHPTAYAAKVMDLVHARFGDVPRIMAEPGRGLVAEAGMIAAEVLLVSRKSPDDLHRWVYLDIGKFSGLAETMDEAIRYQFATERDHENTGPCILAGPSCDSADVLYEKRPVALPLGLKAGDRIWIRNCGAYTTTYASIGFNGFPPLDVVIV is encoded by the coding sequence ATGACCGCTACTTTTACCGCCCTCTCGGGCGCCGCTCCCGTATCTGTATCCCGCTGCGAGACCTTCGCCCGCGCGCACAGCTTCGAGCGCCCGACGCTGATCCTCGACGTGGATCGCGTGGCACAGCAATACGACGCGCTGGCGGCAGGCCTCGGTCAGGCCCACATCCACTATGCCGTGAAAGCCAACCCCGCGCCGGAAATCCTGTCGCGCCTCGCCGCGATGGGCTCCGGGTTCGATGCCGCCTCGCGCGTGGAAATCCAGATGTGCCTCGATGCCGGCGCCGCACCGTCGCATATTTCCTTCGGCAACACCGTCAAGAAGCCCGCCGACATCGCCTACGCCCATTCCGTCGGCGTCGATGTCTTTGCCGTGGACGCCGCCGAAGAACTGGAAAAAATCGCCGAGCACGCCCCCGGCGCGCAGGTCTACATCCGCCTCCTGGTCGAAGCCACCGGCGCCGATTGGCCCCTGACCCGCAAGTTCGGCACCACCCGCGACAGCGCGCTGGAGCTGATGGAGACCGCGCGCGCGCTCGACCTGCGCCCGGTGGGCCTGAGCTTCCACGTCGGCTCGCAAACCCGCGACCCGCAGATGTGGGCGCCGGTTCTGGACGGGATCGCGGCGGTCTGGAACGCCGCCCACGGAGCAGGCTTCGCGCTGGATCTCCTGAACATCGGCGGAGGCTTCCCGGCATTCTACGGCGAGGACATCCCCCATCCCACCGCCTATGCAGCCAAGGTGATGGACCTCGTCCACGCCCGCTTCGGTGACGTGCCCCGCATCATGGCCGAGCCCGGTCGTGGCCTCGTGGCCGAAGCCGGCATGATCGCCGCCGAGGTTCTCCTCGTCTCGCGGAAATCCCCAGATGACCTGCACCGGTGGGTCTATCTCGACATCGGCAAATTCTCCGGCCTTGCCGAGACCATGGACGAGGCGATCCGCTACCAGTTCGCCACCGAGCGCGACCACGAGAACACCGGCCCCTGCATCCTCGCAGGCCCCTCCTGTGACAGCGCCGACGTGCTCTACGAAAAACGCCCCGTGGCCCTGCCCTTGGGTCTCAAGGCCGGCGACCGGATCTGGATCCGCAACTGCGGCGCCTACACGACGACCTATGCCTCGATCGGCTTCAACGGCTTCCCGCCGCTCGACGTCGTCATCGTCTGA
- a CDS encoding succinate dehydrogenase iron-sulfur subunit, translating into MVELTLPKNSRITRGKTWPKPEGATNLRKFQIYRWNPDDGKNPSLDTYWVDMDTCGPMVLDALIKIKNEIDPTLTFRRSCREGICGSCAMNIGGVKSKGINTLACIYGMDEIQGDVAIYPLPHMPVVKDLIPDLTHFYAQHASIMPWLETKTRRPEKEWKQSIEDREKLDGLYECVMCACCSTSCPSYWWNGDRYLGPAALLHAYRWIIDSRDEYTGERLDDLEDPFKLYRCHTIMNCTKTCPKGLNPAKAISSIKKLMVERTI; encoded by the coding sequence ATGGTTGAACTCACCCTCCCGAAGAATTCTCGCATCACCCGTGGCAAGACCTGGCCGAAGCCGGAGGGAGCCACGAACCTGCGCAAGTTCCAGATCTATCGCTGGAACCCCGACGACGGAAAGAACCCCTCGCTCGACACCTATTGGGTCGACATGGATACCTGCGGGCCGATGGTTCTGGATGCGCTAATCAAAATCAAGAACGAGATCGATCCGACGCTGACCTTCCGACGCTCCTGCCGCGAGGGGATTTGCGGCTCCTGTGCGATGAACATCGGCGGGGTGAAATCCAAGGGTATCAACACCTTGGCCTGCATCTACGGCATGGACGAAATCCAGGGCGACGTGGCGATCTATCCGCTGCCGCACATGCCTGTCGTCAAGGACCTGATCCCTGACCTCACGCATTTCTACGCGCAGCACGCCTCGATCATGCCCTGGCTCGAAACCAAGACCCGCCGCCCCGAGAAGGAGTGGAAGCAATCGATCGAGGATCGCGAGAAGCTCGACGGGCTCTATGAATGCGTGATGTGCGCCTGCTGCTCGACCTCCTGCCCGTCCTATTGGTGGAACGGTGATCGCTACCTCGGGCCGGCGGCGCTGCTCCATGCCTACCGCTGGATCATCGACAGCCGCGACGAATACACCGGCGAGCGTCTGGATGACCTTGAAGATCCGTTCAAGCTCTACCGCTGCCACACGATCATGAACTGCACCAAGACCTGCCCCAAGGGTCTGAACCCGGCCAAGGCGATCTCGTCGATCAAGAAGCTGATGGTCGAACGGACGATCTGA
- a CDS encoding H-NS family nucleoid-associated regulatory protein produces MAASLEKMSLEELQAHQREVEATIKGYEKKRKADCLAELKAVAKKHGFSLDDFTGGKSSSKSGPKGVAKYANPADLSQTWTGRGRQPNWIKDALASGKSLEEFAI; encoded by the coding sequence ATGGCAGCATCTCTTGAGAAAATGAGCTTGGAAGAGCTTCAGGCCCATCAGCGCGAAGTGGAGGCGACGATCAAGGGTTATGAAAAGAAACGCAAAGCAGACTGCCTTGCGGAATTGAAAGCCGTTGCCAAGAAGCACGGTTTTTCACTCGATGATTTCACCGGTGGAAAATCGTCATCCAAATCCGGCCCCAAAGGTGTTGCGAAATATGCAAACCCCGCTGATCTGAGCCAGACCTGGACCGGTCGCGGGCGGCAGCCAAACTGGATCAAGGATGCCCTGGCGTCTGGCAAGTCCCTGGAAGAGTTCGCAATTTAA
- a CDS encoding aldo/keto reductase, which produces MRQLAGRDIGPIGLGCMSFGGIYGATDEKESFACMQAALDLGVTHWDVAEIYGGGVCESVIGRFLAETGADVTLATKAGIYTQPRRHFSNAASDLRRSLEGSLKRLGRDRVELFYLHRREHERPVEEVMETLAGFMAEGLIGGIGLSEIAPATLRRAVKVAPVAAVQSEYSLWTRLPELGMIRACDEVGAAFVGFSPLGRGVLCDHFQGRENFPAGDFRSGQPRFQDPNYQANLAAIEGFKRFCAARGWATSATALAWVLAQGDHVIPIPGTRTAKHLRELVGAVEIALGQEDLAEIERLLPAGFAHGARYSDAQWAAVESYC; this is translated from the coding sequence GTGAGGCAATTGGCCGGAAGGGATATTGGCCCGATCGGTCTTGGCTGCATGAGCTTCGGTGGCATCTACGGCGCTACCGATGAAAAAGAGAGTTTCGCCTGCATGCAGGCGGCGCTCGACCTCGGCGTGACCCATTGGGACGTGGCCGAGATCTACGGCGGCGGTGTCTGCGAAAGCGTGATCGGCCGGTTTCTGGCCGAGACCGGCGCGGACGTGACGCTCGCAACCAAGGCCGGCATCTACACGCAACCGAGGCGTCACTTCAGCAATGCCGCCAGCGATCTGAGACGCTCGCTCGAAGGGTCGTTGAAGCGGTTGGGGCGCGACCGGGTGGAGCTGTTCTACCTCCATCGGCGCGAGCATGAACGGCCCGTTGAGGAGGTGATGGAGACCCTCGCGGGCTTCATGGCCGAGGGTCTGATCGGTGGCATCGGCCTGTCGGAAATTGCGCCCGCCACCCTGCGGCGGGCGGTCAAGGTCGCCCCGGTGGCGGCGGTGCAATCGGAGTACTCACTCTGGACCCGCCTGCCCGAGTTGGGCATGATCCGGGCCTGTGACGAAGTGGGAGCGGCCTTCGTGGGCTTCTCACCGTTGGGGCGCGGCGTCTTGTGCGATCATTTCCAAGGGCGCGAGAATTTTCCAGCGGGCGATTTCCGATCCGGACAGCCGCGGTTCCAGGATCCGAACTACCAGGCAAATCTCGCCGCGATCGAGGGGTTCAAAAGATTCTGCGCCGCGCGGGGGTGGGCGACATCGGCGACGGCGCTGGCCTGGGTCCTGGCGCAGGGTGACCACGTGATCCCGATCCCCGGCACCCGCACGGCCAAGCATCTGCGCGAGTTGGTCGGAGCGGTGGAGATTGCCTTGGGTCAGGAGGATCTGGCCGAGATTGAGCGTCTTCTGCCTGCCGGCTTCGCCCATGGGGCGCGCTATTCCGACGCGCAATGGGCCGCGGTCGAGAGCTACTGCTGA